A window of Komagataeibacter medellinensis NBRC 3288 contains these coding sequences:
- a CDS encoding DEAD/DEAH box helicase, producing the protein MSFPETHPALQRALDERGYDNPTPVQTAVLDVAAEGRDLLVSAQTGSGKTVAFGLAMADTLLGGAERFGPAGPPLAVIIAPTRELAMQVTRELTWLYAPAGGRIVSCIGGMDARREARALQMGAHIVVGTPGRLCDHQSRGRLDMSELRVVVLDEADEMLDLGFRDELEQLLDAMPKTRRTLLFSATIAKEIASLARRYQNDAVRIDTLSGAKQHADIEYRAIVADARELIPAVVNVLRYTDSQTTMVFCATREMVRHMQAALVERGFSSVALSGELGQNERTRAIDSLRKGQANVCVATDVAARGIDIPALALVVHATLPTDPATLLHRSGRTGRAGRKGVCVLMVPMSQRRRAERLMQGAKITATWSGVPTAAEIRANDAKRLLADPVLNQDVAEADSELVGQLVEGRSSEQLAAALLQMYRARLPAPENVRHITPDAPRPVRERSERDGPRPTRDSYASAEPGAWFAMNVGRQEKADPKWLIPLICRLGGVRKADIGAIRINDTQTLFEITPESTDKFRSCIASIENDEVQISPATAPAGGPPRRSGPPRGGRSFAPRKPGGGAGRPGGFGGPPRGGASTRKRPPRA; encoded by the coding sequence GCCTTCGGCCTCGCCATGGCCGACACCCTGCTGGGTGGGGCCGAACGCTTTGGCCCGGCGGGTCCGCCGCTGGCCGTCATCATTGCACCCACGCGCGAACTGGCCATGCAGGTCACGCGCGAACTGACGTGGCTGTACGCGCCTGCTGGCGGGCGGATCGTCTCGTGCATTGGTGGTATGGACGCGCGGCGTGAAGCCCGCGCCCTGCAGATGGGTGCCCATATCGTGGTCGGCACGCCGGGGCGGTTGTGCGATCACCAGTCGCGTGGCCGTCTGGACATGTCGGAATTGCGCGTGGTCGTTCTGGACGAGGCGGACGAAATGCTCGACCTCGGCTTCCGTGACGAGCTTGAGCAACTGCTCGACGCCATGCCCAAGACACGCCGCACTCTGCTGTTCTCGGCCACCATTGCCAAGGAAATCGCGTCCCTTGCGCGCCGTTACCAGAACGACGCCGTGCGCATCGACACCCTGTCGGGTGCCAAGCAGCATGCCGATATCGAATACCGCGCCATCGTGGCCGATGCGCGTGAACTGATTCCCGCCGTGGTCAACGTGCTGCGCTATACCGACAGCCAGACCACCATGGTGTTCTGCGCCACGCGTGAGATGGTGCGCCACATGCAGGCGGCACTGGTGGAGCGCGGCTTCTCCTCCGTCGCGCTTTCGGGCGAACTGGGGCAGAACGAGCGCACGCGCGCCATCGACAGCCTGCGCAAGGGTCAGGCCAATGTGTGCGTGGCAACCGACGTGGCCGCCCGTGGCATCGATATCCCCGCACTGGCGCTGGTGGTCCATGCCACCCTGCCGACCGATCCCGCCACCCTGCTGCACCGTTCGGGCCGCACGGGCCGCGCGGGGCGCAAGGGCGTGTGCGTGCTGATGGTGCCCATGTCACAGCGCCGCCGTGCCGAGCGACTGATGCAGGGCGCCAAGATCACCGCCACATGGTCCGGCGTGCCGACGGCTGCCGAAATCCGTGCCAATGACGCCAAGCGCCTGCTGGCCGATCCGGTGCTGAACCAGGACGTGGCGGAAGCTGACAGCGAACTGGTAGGCCAGCTGGTTGAAGGCCGCAGCAGCGAACAGCTTGCCGCCGCCCTGCTGCAGATGTACCGCGCCCGTCTGCCCGCGCCCGAGAACGTGCGCCACATCACCCCCGATGCCCCGCGCCCTGTGCGTGAGCGTTCCGAGCGTGATGGCCCCCGCCCCACACGTGACAGCTACGCCAGCGCCGAACCGGGCGCATGGTTCGCCATGAATGTGGGTCGGCAGGAAAAGGCTGATCCCAAGTGGCTGATCCCGCTAATCTGCCGCCTGGGTGGCGTGCGTAAGGCGGATATCGGCGCCATCCGCATTAACGATACCCAGACGCTGTTCGAGATCACCCCGGAATCGACCGATAAATTCCGCTCCTGCATCGCCTCGATCGAAAATGACGAGGTGCAGATCTCTCCCGCGACCGCACCGGCCGGTGGGCCGCCGCGCCGCAGTGGCCCACCGCGTGGGGGCCGGTCGTTCGCGCCGCGCAAGCCCGGCGGTGGGGCTGGTCGTCCCGGTGGCTTTGGTGGGCCGCCGCGTGGGGGTGCTTCCACACGCAAGCGCCCGCCGCGCGCCTGA